The following are from one region of the Stanieria sp. NIES-3757 genome:
- a CDS encoding sodium/hydrogen exchanger encodes MEGSFELTLQIVIAVLAGISAQVIAEYLKVPSIVFLLLFGILLGSDGLNVLHPHHLGMGLEVLVALAVAIILFEGGLNLELRELDRVSGSLRNLVTIGTLITLIGGGIAAHYLAEFPWSISFLYASLVVVTGPTVISPLLKQVRVDRQVATLLEGEGVLIDPVGAILAVVVLNTILNSNAAPITIVSGLILRLGIGALIGVAGGWLLGLLLKQANFLSEDLKNLVVLAGVWGLFVLSQTIRSESGLMATVVAGIVVKASSLPEERLLKRFKGQLTVLCVSVLFVLLAADLSIDSVFALGWGSLLAVFALMLIVRPLSVAFCTWNSDLNWRQKVFLAWIAPKGIVSASVASLFAILLTDKGINGGDAIKALVFLTIMMTVFLQGLTARLIANWLQITSHEATGAVIVGCNDLGRLLARLFKEAGESVVLIDTDREACRKAEAENLPVFQSSGLDSEVLTEAGINSMGTFIALTNNGEVNLVLAQRAVEEFQPPKVLAIFPQSNLNNTNSKSKVSQAFIAQLPIKVWNNYLNEGQVKLGKTVLREPELSFQQAHLQALIRSGELLPLLVKRKENLQVVKASEEWQLGDEIIYLLHDPRPKLLKRLSGGNQSSRLALEKLPEVEEVPIAAPVIQTSESTKSEALP; translated from the coding sequence ATGGAAGGATCTTTTGAATTAACTCTACAAATAGTCATTGCCGTTCTTGCAGGCATTAGCGCGCAAGTTATTGCCGAATATCTTAAAGTACCCAGTATAGTTTTTTTACTACTATTCGGAATTCTTTTAGGTTCTGACGGCTTAAATGTGCTTCACCCTCATCATTTGGGGATGGGTTTAGAAGTTCTTGTCGCTTTAGCAGTTGCCATTATTTTATTTGAAGGAGGTCTAAATTTAGAATTACGTGAGTTAGATCGAGTTTCAGGAAGCTTGCGTAATTTAGTTACAATCGGAACTTTGATTACTTTAATCGGTGGTGGTATTGCTGCTCACTATTTAGCAGAGTTTCCTTGGTCGATATCTTTTCTGTATGCTTCTTTAGTAGTAGTTACTGGTCCGACCGTAATCAGTCCTTTATTAAAACAAGTTCGGGTTGACCGACAAGTCGCTACTTTACTAGAAGGAGAAGGTGTTTTAATCGATCCCGTAGGAGCAATTTTAGCTGTAGTAGTACTCAATACGATCCTTAATAGTAATGCTGCACCAATCACCATCGTAAGTGGACTAATTTTACGTTTAGGTATTGGTGCGCTGATTGGAGTTGCTGGTGGCTGGTTACTTGGTTTATTGCTCAAACAAGCTAACTTTTTGTCAGAAGATTTAAAAAATTTAGTTGTCTTGGCAGGAGTTTGGGGTTTATTCGTTCTCTCACAAACAATAAGAAGTGAGTCTGGACTAATGGCAACAGTTGTTGCTGGTATTGTTGTTAAAGCTTCTTCCCTGCCAGAAGAAAGATTACTCAAACGATTTAAAGGACAATTAACAGTTCTTTGCGTTTCAGTTTTATTTGTTTTATTGGCAGCAGATTTATCAATTGATAGTGTTTTTGCTTTGGGTTGGGGTAGTCTTTTGGCAGTATTTGCATTGATGCTAATTGTTCGTCCCCTCAGCGTGGCATTTTGCACTTGGAATAGTGATTTAAACTGGCGACAAAAAGTATTTTTAGCTTGGATTGCTCCCAAAGGAATAGTTTCTGCTTCTGTCGCTTCTTTATTTGCTATTTTGCTTACTGATAAAGGAATTAACGGTGGTGATGCAATTAAAGCCTTGGTCTTTCTCACCATCATGATGACAGTATTTTTACAAGGTTTAACAGCTAGATTAATAGCTAATTGGCTACAAATTACTTCTCATGAAGCAACTGGAGCGGTCATTGTTGGTTGTAATGATTTAGGACGTTTACTTGCTCGTCTTTTTAAAGAAGCAGGAGAATCGGTTGTTTTGATTGATACCGATCGCGAAGCTTGTCGAAAAGCAGAAGCAGAAAATTTACCTGTATTTCAAAGTAGTGGACTCGATTCGGAAGTTCTCACTGAAGCAGGAATTAACTCAATGGGAACTTTTATTGCACTGACCAATAATGGAGAAGTAAATTTAGTTTTAGCTCAACGAGCGGTAGAAGAATTTCAGCCACCAAAAGTATTGGCAATTTTTCCTCAGAGTAATCTCAATAATACTAATAGTAAAAGTAAGGTTAGTCAGGCTTTTATTGCTCAACTACCAATCAAAGTTTGGAATAATTATTTAAACGAGGGGCAAGTCAAGCTGGGCAAAACTGTTCTGAGAGAGCCAGAATTATCTTTTCAACAGGCTCATTTACAAGCTTTGATTCGTTCGGGCGAGTTGCTACCTTTATTAGTGAAGCGTAAAGAAAATTTACAAGTAGTCAAAGCCTCAGAAGAATGGCAACTAGGAGATGAAATTATTTATCTGCTCCACGATCCTAGACCTAAATTACTGAAAAGACTCTCTGGTGGCAATCAATCTTCTCGTTTAGCCTTGGAAAAGCTCCCCGAAGTCGAAGAAGTTCCGATCGCAGCTCCTGTTATTCAAACTTCAGAATCAACCAAATCAGAAGCTTTACCCTAA
- a CDS encoding beta-lactamase domain protein has product MDKRRTVPATDTNSLSCLPYGVGHSDEGVCLLVQMGVHRIILDCGLESIELLQKQKTPPAEFVICSHAHVDHCRSLSALHQSFPQLPIYTSEVTAKLLSIYEQQPNSISWCQTVPWRSQIKLAEDLSFQLYPAGHLPGAAAILLTYVTQERNYKLLYTGDFSLSNFQLVEGLSLEDLRGIAPDILIVEGSYGTVRHSHRRQQEKQLMERIAQAFAEGRNVLLPVPLIGLGQEILKLLRSHHQFTGRDLDIWVDGKIASACDLYLELLPQLPLAVQNFAKHQSLFWDERVCPRMRRLTNHHDLIESKFPCILLVDDTADLKQYLNFTWGDWLILISESSQKYLDLDAVKLANQSSSKVALETYLLAEHSDGRNTTQLIHNLRPQHVIFVHGSPNYLMDLTSLEELRNRYQLHSPSVGNLLELHLSDRFIQPATTPPSYYEGELNEVGSVITVVLPDALINDSRWNNFADTGIVEARWQGEELVLRGVSQRELLNQSSEPKTPEDVDCCNNCYYYANQRCLNRISPLYGFKVIPEGCCPVFEPLSSENSLDEH; this is encoded by the coding sequence ATGGATAAGCGTCGCACAGTACCCGCAACTGATACAAATTCTTTATCTTGTCTTCCCTATGGCGTTGGTCATAGTGATGAAGGAGTTTGTTTGTTAGTGCAAATGGGAGTGCATCGCATTATTTTAGACTGCGGTTTAGAAAGCATCGAATTGTTGCAAAAGCAAAAAACACCACCCGCCGAATTTGTGATTTGCTCTCATGCTCATGTCGATCATTGTCGTAGTCTTTCTGCCTTGCATCAAAGTTTTCCCCAGTTACCTATTTATACAAGCGAGGTGACTGCCAAACTTTTATCTATTTATGAGCAACAACCCAACAGCATCTCTTGGTGTCAAACTGTTCCTTGGCGATCGCAAATTAAATTAGCCGAAGACCTCAGTTTTCAGTTATATCCGGCAGGACATTTGCCAGGAGCAGCAGCAATTCTGCTAACTTATGTCACTCAAGAGCGCAATTATAAGTTACTTTATACAGGTGATTTTTCTCTCTCCAATTTTCAATTAGTAGAAGGTTTATCTTTAGAAGATTTGAGAGGGATCGCGCCTGATATTTTGATTGTTGAAGGAAGTTATGGTACAGTTCGTCATTCCCATCGTCGTCAACAAGAAAAACAATTGATGGAGCGAATTGCTCAAGCATTTGCAGAAGGACGCAATGTTCTTTTACCTGTCCCACTCATCGGTTTAGGACAAGAAATTCTCAAGTTACTGCGCTCTCATCATCAATTTACTGGTCGTGATTTAGATATTTGGGTTGATGGCAAAATTGCCTCCGCTTGCGATCTTTATTTAGAACTTTTGCCTCAACTTCCTTTAGCCGTACAAAATTTTGCCAAACATCAATCTTTGTTTTGGGATGAACGGGTTTGTCCTCGAATGAGAAGATTGACTAATCATCATGACTTGATAGAAAGCAAATTTCCTTGCATTTTGTTAGTTGATGACACTGCCGATCTCAAACAATATTTAAATTTTACTTGGGGCGATTGGCTAATTTTAATTTCTGAATCTTCCCAGAAATATTTAGATTTAGATGCTGTGAAACTAGCTAACCAATCTTCCTCAAAAGTTGCCCTAGAAACTTATTTGCTAGCAGAACATAGTGATGGACGTAATACCACTCAGTTAATTCATAATTTACGACCGCAACATGTAATTTTTGTTCATGGTTCTCCTAACTATTTGATGGATCTAACCAGTTTAGAAGAATTACGTAATCGCTATCAACTACATTCTCCATCGGTAGGAAATTTGCTTGAATTACATTTAAGCGATCGCTTTATTCAACCAGCGACAACGCCACCTAGTTATTATGAGGGAGAATTAAACGAAGTTGGTTCTGTAATTACTGTGGTTCTTCCTGATGCTTTAATTAACGATTCTCGTTGGAATAATTTTGCTGATACTGGAATAGTCGAAGCTCGCTGGCAAGGAGAAGAATTAGTTTTAAGAGGCGTTTCTCAAAGAGAATTATTAAATCAAAGTAGTGAACCAAAAACACCAGAAGATGTTGATTGTTGTAACAATTGCTATTATTACGCCAACCAACGTTGTTTAAATCGCATTTCACCCTTATACGGTTTTAAGGTTATCCCAGAAGGTTGTTGTCCAGTATTTGAACCCTTATCATCAGAAAATAGCTTGGACGAACATTAG
- a CDS encoding alpha/beta hydrolase fold protein has protein sequence MPIIDILGVPHVYELTPWTAKPRTPVLVFIHGWLLSRHYWQPLLDLLSSEYQCLLYDLRGFGDSQVLPSKDSKTSLINDRNYTLAAYAEDLELLLQHLNIEKVWLIGHSLGGSIALWGAKAIEPRVEGVICLNSGGGIYLKEEFERFRAVGQQLVKFRPYWLSKLPWLDLIFARMMVARPLTISWGRQRLIDFVRANRKAALGALLDSTTEAEVHLLPKIVAQLQQPVYFIAGKQDQVMELKYVHHLASFHPLFKQNYSNVIEVADCGHLSMLEQPKVVADLIGNIVSQSQLS, from the coding sequence ATGCCAATTATAGACATTTTGGGCGTTCCTCACGTATACGAGCTAACACCTTGGACTGCCAAACCTCGCACTCCCGTCTTAGTTTTTATTCATGGCTGGCTTTTGAGTCGGCATTATTGGCAGCCTTTGCTCGATCTGCTTAGTTCAGAGTATCAATGTTTACTTTACGATTTACGTGGATTTGGTGATTCGCAAGTTTTACCAAGTAAAGATTCAAAAACTAGTTTAATTAACGACCGCAATTATACTTTGGCTGCTTATGCTGAAGATTTGGAGTTGTTATTACAACATTTAAATATAGAGAAAGTTTGGTTAATTGGTCATTCTCTAGGAGGAAGTATTGCTCTTTGGGGAGCCAAAGCAATTGAACCAAGAGTCGAAGGGGTAATTTGTTTAAATTCTGGAGGAGGAATATATCTTAAAGAAGAATTTGAACGTTTTCGCGCTGTAGGTCAGCAGTTAGTCAAATTTCGCCCTTATTGGTTAAGCAAACTGCCTTGGTTAGATTTGATTTTCGCTAGAATGATGGTTGCTCGCCCTCTTACTATTAGTTGGGGTCGTCAGAGATTAATTGATTTTGTTCGAGCTAATCGAAAAGCTGCCCTAGGTGCGCTTTTAGATTCGACGACGGAAGCCGAAGTTCATCTATTACCCAAAATTGTTGCACAACTACAACAACCAGTTTATTTTATAGCTGGAAAACAAGACCAGGTAATGGAATTAAAATATGTTCATCATTTAGCTAGTTTTCATCCCCTGTTTAAACAAAATTATAGTAATGTAATTGAAGTTGCTGATTGTGGTCATCTTTCAATGCTAGAACAGCCCAAAGTAGTGGCAGATCTTATTGGCAATATTGTGTCACAATCTCAGTTAAGTTAA
- the dnaJ2 gene encoding heat shock protein Hsp40, with translation MPSTDFKDYYAILGVSKTASPEEIKKQFRKLALKYHPDRNPGDKQAEAKFKEISEAYEVLSDSEKRAKYDQFGQYWQQAGQGGWSGSSGTGVDFGNFDFSQYGNFEEFINELLGRFSTPGNTNSSRTYSYNTNTSANRGSSYSSNFGGFGDFEGFSNQKVATDREATIRLSLSEAFHGVTKRLNLGNEMVDVRIPPGAKPGSRIRVKGKGQPSPYNQTRGDLYLNVEIQPHAFFKFEGDNLACEVPITPDEAVLGASIEVPTPDGLVTMKVPPGIRSGQTLRLRGKGWSLPKGGRSDQLVHIMIATPTQISAKEREYYEQIRTIRNYNPRSDLRQVRL, from the coding sequence ATGCCTTCCACCGATTTTAAAGACTATTATGCTATTTTGGGGGTGAGCAAGACCGCTAGTCCAGAGGAAATCAAAAAACAATTCCGTAAACTTGCCCTCAAATATCATCCTGACCGCAATCCCGGCGATAAACAAGCAGAAGCTAAGTTTAAAGAAATTAGTGAAGCTTATGAAGTTCTGTCGGATTCCGAAAAACGAGCTAAATACGACCAATTTGGTCAGTATTGGCAACAAGCTGGTCAAGGTGGTTGGTCTGGTAGTAGTGGAACTGGGGTTGATTTTGGTAATTTTGACTTCAGTCAATATGGCAATTTTGAAGAGTTTATTAATGAGTTATTAGGTCGCTTTTCTACTCCGGGAAACACTAATAGTTCGCGTACTTACTCTTATAATACTAATACTTCAGCTAATCGAGGCAGTAGTTATAGTAGTAATTTTGGTGGTTTTGGCGATTTTGAAGGTTTTAGCAATCAAAAAGTTGCGACAGATCGAGAAGCAACTATTCGTCTTAGTTTGAGTGAAGCTTTTCATGGTGTTACCAAACGCCTCAATCTTGGTAATGAAATGGTAGATGTTCGTATTCCTCCAGGAGCAAAACCAGGTAGTCGTATTCGGGTAAAAGGAAAAGGACAACCAAGTCCCTATAATCAGACTAGAGGAGATCTTTATCTCAACGTTGAAATACAACCTCATGCTTTTTTCAAATTTGAAGGAGATAATTTAGCTTGTGAAGTCCCCATTACTCCTGATGAAGCTGTTTTAGGAGCATCGATTGAAGTTCCTACTCCCGATGGTTTAGTAACAATGAAAGTTCCGCCCGGAATTCGTTCTGGTCAAACTCTACGCTTAAGAGGTAAAGGATGGTCGCTTCCCAAAGGAGGGCGTAGCGATCAGTTGGTACATATTATGATTGCGACTCCCACTCAAATTAGTGCCAAAGAACGAGAATATTACGAACAAATTCGGACAATTCGCAATTATAATCCCCGCAGTGACTTGCGACAGGTTAGATTATAA
- the rplU gene encoding ribosomal protein L21, producing MTYAIIETGGKQLRVEPGRFYDIELLHVDPDADYTVDKVLLVSHEDEVTVGQPFIEGATVEGTVMEHRRGKKVIVYKMKPKKKTRKKRGHRQEITRFMVNSINMNGSVIASAEVEETTAATEVAAE from the coding sequence ATGACTTACGCAATTATTGAAACTGGTGGTAAACAACTACGGGTTGAACCAGGTCGTTTTTACGATATTGAATTATTACACGTCGATCCCGATGCTGACTATACTGTAGACAAAGTTTTGTTAGTAAGTCACGAGGATGAAGTTACTGTAGGACAACCTTTCATTGAAGGAGCTACAGTAGAAGGTACAGTCATGGAGCATCGACGGGGTAAAAAAGTCATCGTTTATAAGATGAAACCTAAAAAGAAAACCCGCAAAAAAAGAGGACACCGTCAAGAGATTACTCGTTTCATGGTTAATTCTATTAACATGAATGGTTCTGTAATAGCCTCTGCTGAAGTTGAGGAAACAACAGCAGCTACTGAAGTTGCTGCGGAATAA
- a CDS encoding ribosomal protein L27: MAHKKGTGSTRNGRDSNSKRLGVKRYGGQEVTAGSILVRQRGTKFHPGSNVGRGNDDTLFALIDGVVKFEYKTKSKQKISVYPVTEESAA; the protein is encoded by the coding sequence ATGGCTCATAAGAAAGGAACTGGTAGTACTCGTAACGGACGCGATTCTAATTCTAAAAGATTAGGAGTGAAACGTTATGGTGGTCAAGAAGTTACTGCTGGTAGCATTTTAGTTCGTCAAAGAGGAACTAAGTTTCATCCTGGTTCAAATGTTGGTCGTGGTAATGATGATACTTTATTCGCCTTAATTGATGGGGTAGTTAAGTTTGAATATAAAACTAAAAGTAAGCAAAAAATTAGCGTTTATCCTGTAACTGAGGAATCTGCTGCTTAA
- a CDS encoding ABC transporter permease protein — protein sequence MNIVENLKMAASTLTSNKLRSSLTMLGIVIGNASVIALVGIGQGAQKLAKEQFESLGPNVLFVVPGSQEERRTSFDLPKTLVWEDADAIAEQVPSVTEVAPQINGNQLITYRSRNNNKLVIGTTPEFLSVRSFEVDRGRFINENDLKRNNRVVVLGSEIAEQFFLQTNPIGKQIRIKNISFEVIGIMESKGSFLGSNQDDSVYIPLTTMSNQIVGNTSPYGTQVSFIAISAKDENSIRAAKFQIENLLRLRHKITDSDDFGVQTQKDILTIVGTVTNGLTFLLAAVAGISLVVGGIGVMNIMLVSVRERTQEIGLRKAIGAREKDILGQFLIEAIILSATGGVIGTLIGVGTILIVGAFSPLAATVSPVAIVMAVSVSGGIGLFFGVFPARSAAKLDPIVALRSI from the coding sequence ATGAATATTGTAGAAAACCTGAAAATGGCAGCTTCTACCTTAACTAGTAATAAGTTACGTAGCAGTTTAACCATGTTAGGCATTGTAATTGGTAATGCTTCTGTAATTGCTTTAGTAGGCATTGGACAGGGAGCGCAAAAATTAGCCAAAGAACAATTTGAGTCTTTAGGCCCTAATGTGTTGTTTGTTGTACCAGGTTCGCAAGAAGAACGCCGTACTTCCTTTGATTTACCAAAAACTTTGGTATGGGAAGACGCAGACGCGATCGCCGAACAAGTTCCAAGCGTTACTGAAGTTGCTCCTCAAATTAATGGTAATCAACTGATTACTTATCGCAGTCGCAATAATAATAAATTGGTAATTGGAACAACACCAGAGTTTTTGAGCGTGCGAAGTTTTGAGGTTGATCGAGGCAGATTTATCAATGAAAATGACTTGAAGCGTAATAATCGTGTAGTTGTTTTAGGTTCAGAAATTGCCGAACAGTTTTTTTTACAAACTAATCCAATTGGTAAACAAATTAGGATTAAAAATATTAGCTTTGAAGTGATTGGCATAATGGAATCAAAAGGTTCTTTTTTGGGAAGTAATCAAGATGATTCTGTGTACATACCACTCACAACAATGTCCAATCAAATTGTTGGCAACACTTCTCCTTACGGAACTCAAGTTTCCTTTATTGCTATTTCCGCTAAAGATGAAAATAGCATTCGTGCAGCTAAGTTTCAAATTGAAAACCTCTTACGCTTACGTCATAAAATTACCGATAGTGATGATTTCGGGGTACAAACTCAAAAAGATATTTTGACAATTGTTGGCACAGTAACTAATGGTTTAACTTTTCTTTTAGCTGCGGTGGCAGGAATTTCTCTAGTCGTTGGTGGTATCGGCGTAATGAATATTATGCTAGTTTCAGTCAGAGAAAGAACTCAAGAAATAGGTTTACGTAAAGCGATCGGTGCTAGAGAAAAAGATATTTTAGGACAGTTTTTAATTGAAGCAATTATTTTATCGGCTACGGGTGGAGTGATTGGTACTTTAATTGGAGTTGGTACTATTTTAATAGTAGGAGCATTTTCTCCCTTAGCAGCTACTGTTTCCCCTGTCGCAATTGTTATGGCGGTAAGTGTTTCTGGTGGCATTGGACTTTTCTTTGGTGTTTTTCCTGCACGTTCTGCTGCCAAACTCGATCCCATTGTGGCACTAAGAAGTATTTAA
- a CDS encoding efflux transporter, RND family, MFP subunit — MESPLFGKLKRPLPWIVGIITGSFILLGTTIYFTVQNAGSRSELEELTVPVEQQDLTVQIKASGTVEPIKSVNISPKNPGRLAKLLVEQGDSVKQGQKLAVMENVEIQAQGVQAQADLKGAIANLQEKKVSVAGEIEQAKARLAQAQAQFSQAQARIPRDIDQTRAQLQAAESALKLSQERVKRNQYLLEQGAITQDRFDETVNNYQNAQANVAEIAQRLEQLKGTGNPELEQLAAAIGEAKLALEQRQQNARNEIASLEAAVESSQAALKQVEVQFVDTILTAPFDGIITQKYAVEGAFVTPTTSASSTASATSTSILAIAQGLEIVAEVPEVDIGQLQPGQKVRIIADAYPDDVFFGVIKTIAPEAVVEDNVTSFQVKIALMTGQDKLLSKMNVDVTFLGQELNNALVVPTVAIVTQEGEQGVMILNQKNQPEFKPVKIGLTLRDKTQVLSGLSTSDRVFIDLPEEKNKESE, encoded by the coding sequence ATGGAAAGTCCTTTATTTGGCAAGCTAAAACGTCCTTTACCGTGGATAGTCGGTATAATTACAGGTAGTTTTATCTTGCTAGGTACTACTATTTATTTCACTGTGCAAAATGCTGGTTCTCGCTCGGAATTAGAAGAGTTAACTGTACCTGTTGAACAACAAGATTTAACTGTACAAATTAAAGCCAGTGGCACTGTAGAACCAATCAAAAGTGTCAACATTAGCCCAAAAAATCCTGGTCGTTTAGCGAAATTACTGGTCGAACAAGGCGATTCCGTCAAACAAGGACAAAAGCTGGCGGTAATGGAAAATGTCGAGATTCAAGCTCAAGGTGTTCAAGCTCAGGCTGACCTCAAAGGCGCGATCGCTAATCTTCAAGAGAAAAAAGTTAGTGTGGCAGGTGAAATTGAACAGGCTAAAGCTAGATTAGCTCAAGCTCAAGCTCAATTTAGTCAAGCTCAGGCTAGAATTCCGAGAGATATCGATCAAACTAGAGCGCAACTGCAAGCAGCAGAATCAGCTTTAAAATTATCCCAAGAAAGGGTTAAACGTAATCAATATCTACTTGAGCAAGGAGCAATTACTCAAGATCGTTTTGATGAAACTGTCAATAATTATCAAAATGCTCAGGCTAATGTAGCCGAAATTGCCCAACGGCTTGAACAACTTAAAGGCACGGGAAATCCTGAACTGGAACAATTAGCTGCTGCTATTGGTGAAGCTAAACTTGCTCTAGAACAAAGACAACAAAATGCTAGAAATGAAATAGCTTCTTTAGAAGCTGCGGTAGAATCTTCTCAAGCTGCTCTGAAGCAAGTAGAAGTTCAATTTGTTGATACAATTTTGACCGCTCCTTTTGATGGAATTATCACTCAAAAATATGCAGTGGAAGGAGCTTTTGTCACTCCAACTACTTCGGCTTCTAGTACAGCTTCAGCTACTTCGACTTCTATTTTAGCGATCGCGCAAGGGTTAGAAATAGTAGCCGAAGTTCCAGAAGTAGATATTGGTCAGTTACAACCAGGACAAAAAGTAAGAATTATAGCAGATGCTTATCCCGATGATGTTTTTTTTGGTGTGATCAAAACTATTGCTCCTGAAGCAGTCGTAGAAGATAACGTGACTTCGTTTCAAGTCAAAATTGCTTTGATGACTGGTCAAGATAAATTGCTCTCAAAAATGAATGTCGATGTGACTTTTTTAGGACAAGAATTAAATAATGCTTTAGTTGTTCCTACCGTAGCCATTGTGACTCAAGAGGGAGAACAGGGAGTAATGATTCTCAACCAAAAAAATCAACCCGAGTTTAAACCCGTGAAAATTGGACTCACCTTACGGGATAAAACTCAAGTTTTATCAGGTTTGTCTACAAGCGATCGCGTGTTTATTGATTTACCAGAAGAGAAAAATAAAGAATCAGAATAA
- a CDS encoding TPR repeat-containing protein codes for MPKLNWLYSLIVCTGLSSIVVPAQGQALLPYIPKLNSEQLEQQGLQLLQDAVQLIKFQQYELALPRAELATQLAPDTYEVWYILGSLYIQQDQLDQGIKVLQKAEKLAPNQEGVLFTLGNAYFQKGNYQAALQKLEAGLKIKGDAPEALFDLGNTYLKLDQYQDAISSYQKAVSQEEKFWPAINNVGLVKYEQGDINEAIEQWQAALKIDPEQTEPQLALAVALYTQGEVDKGVELGGAALANDSRYAELQFLQDNLWGKRLLEDTKAFLANPQMQAIVSRLKEEAPTENSPKTDLVP; via the coding sequence GTGCCTAAACTGAATTGGTTATATTCTCTGATAGTTTGTACTGGTTTATCTAGTATAGTCGTTCCTGCCCAGGGACAAGCTCTTCTTCCCTACATACCAAAACTAAATTCAGAACAACTAGAACAACAAGGTCTGCAACTGCTTCAAGATGCAGTACAGTTAATTAAATTTCAGCAGTATGAATTAGCTTTACCTAGGGCTGAATTGGCTACGCAATTAGCTCCTGACACGTATGAAGTTTGGTATATATTAGGCAGTCTTTATATACAACAAGACCAATTAGACCAAGGAATTAAAGTACTTCAAAAAGCGGAAAAACTTGCGCCTAATCAAGAAGGGGTATTATTTACTTTAGGTAACGCTTATTTCCAAAAAGGTAATTATCAAGCAGCATTACAAAAATTAGAAGCAGGATTAAAAATTAAAGGTGATGCTCCTGAAGCTTTATTTGATTTAGGGAATACTTATTTAAAATTAGATCAATATCAAGACGCAATTTCTTCTTATCAAAAAGCTGTGTCTCAAGAAGAAAAATTTTGGCCGGCAATTAATAATGTTGGTTTAGTTAAATACGAACAGGGTGATATTAATGAGGCGATAGAGCAATGGCAAGCCGCTCTCAAAATTGACCCCGAACAAACTGAACCACAACTGGCTTTAGCAGTCGCCTTGTATACTCAAGGAGAAGTTGACAAAGGAGTAGAACTTGGAGGCGCAGCTTTAGCTAATGACAGTCGTTATGCGGAGCTTCAGTTTCTCCAAGATAATCTGTGGGGAAAACGTTTGCTTGAAGATACTAAAGCTTTTCTAGCTAATCCACAAATGCAAGCAATTGTTTCTCGTCTTAAAGAAGAAGCTCCGACAGAAAATTCACCAAAAACAGATTTGGTACCCTAA
- a CDS encoding response regulator receiver protein DevR, which produces MTTVLIVEDDPINFRVFSKILTKRGGLEVRGTENVEEVLQFAQSGEIDIILMDVSLANSVYQGKSVDGIKITQMLKSDPKTSTLPVILVTAHAMQGDRENFLKQSGADDYISKPVVDHQKFIDQILALINHS; this is translated from the coding sequence ATGACAACGGTTTTGATTGTAGAAGATGACCCAATCAATTTTCGAGTTTTTTCCAAAATTCTGACTAAAAGAGGTGGTTTGGAAGTAAGAGGCACGGAAAATGTGGAAGAAGTTCTTCAATTCGCCCAATCTGGCGAAATAGATATTATTTTAATGGACGTTTCTCTTGCTAATAGTGTTTATCAAGGGAAATCAGTCGATGGCATTAAAATTACCCAAATGTTAAAATCCGACCCAAAAACTTCTACTCTGCCAGTAATTTTAGTGACGGCTCATGCTATGCAAGGCGATCGCGAAAATTTCCTCAAACAAAGCGGTGCTGATGATTATATTTCTAAACCTGTTGTCGATCACCAAAAGTTTATCGACCAAATTTTAGCTTTGATTAATCACTCATAA